A single region of the Thermoanaerobacterium aotearoense genome encodes:
- the rpoC gene encoding DNA-directed RNA polymerase subunit beta', whose translation MFELKNFDSMKIGLASPEKIREWSRGEVKKPETINYRTLKPEREGLFCEKIFGPTKDWECHCGKYKRVRYKGVICDRCGVEVTRSKVRRERMGHIELAAPVSHIWYFKGIPSRMGLILDMSPRALEKVLYFASYVVIDPGETNLSKKQLLSEKEYREYLDKYGNKFKAGMGAESIKELLQEIDLEKLSKELKAEIRESTGQKRVRAIRRLEVVQAFLDSGNKPEWMILDVIPVIPPDLRPMVQLDGGRFATSDLNDLYRRVINRNNRLKRLLDLGAPDIIVRNEKRMLQEAVDALIDNGRRGRPVTGPGNRPLKSLSDMLKGKQGRFRQNLLGKRVDYSGRSVIVVGPELKLYQCGLPKEMALELFKPFVMKRLVDKGIAQHIKSAKRMVEKVRPEVWDVLEDVIKEHPVLLNRAPTLHRLGIQAFEPVLVEGRAIKLHPLVCTAYNADFDGDQMAVHVPLTVEAQAEARFLMLAANNILKPQDGKPVMTPTQDMVLGCYYLTGDEDGVLGEGRLFKDYEEALMAYQLGQINIHAKIKVRMKREVNGEVKTKVIETTIGKLIFNSAIPQDLGFVDRTNPDTMFDLEVSTLVDKSKLGKILDRVYRVHGPTKTAETLDKIKALGYQYSTKAALTVSVSDMVIPEEKKTLLNEADEAVKKIDAQFRRGLISEEERYESVIRTWNMTTEKVSDALMANLDRFNPIFMMAHSGARGSKNQIKQLAGMRGLMANPAGRIIELPIRSNFREGLNVLEFFISTHGARKGLADTALRTADSGYLTRRLVDVSQDVIIREDDCGTDEGIYVTEIKEGNEVIEKLADRLSGRVSLEDIKDPTTGEIIVKKNTMISEEDAEKIEELGIKKVKIRSLLTCKSKHGVCRMCYGRNLATGSQVEIGEAVGIIAAQAIGEPGTQLTMRTFHTGGVAGADITQGLPRVEELFEARKPKGLAVISEIPGVVKINETKKKREVVITDNENNISKTYLIPYGSRLKVQDGQYIEAGDELTEGSVNPHDILKIKGLFAVQTYLLQEVQKVYRLQGVEINDKHIEVIIRQMMRKIKIEDSGDTSMMPGELVDMFAFEEENRKAVEKGLRPASGTRALLGITKAALATDSFLSAASFQETTRVLTDAAIKGKVDPLIGLKENVIIGKLIPAGTGLSRYRNIVVKTAGQSESEGNAAESDNVEANAK comes from the coding sequence TTGTTTGAGCTTAAGAATTTTGATTCAATGAAAATAGGACTTGCTTCACCTGAAAAGATAAGGGAATGGTCAAGAGGTGAAGTAAAAAAACCTGAGACTATAAATTACAGAACTTTAAAGCCAGAAAGAGAAGGTCTGTTTTGTGAAAAGATATTTGGACCTACAAAGGATTGGGAATGTCACTGTGGAAAGTATAAAAGAGTAAGGTACAAAGGCGTTATATGCGATAGATGTGGTGTTGAAGTCACAAGGTCGAAAGTTAGACGTGAAAGGATGGGGCATATTGAGCTTGCTGCCCCAGTTTCCCATATATGGTATTTCAAGGGTATACCAAGCCGCATGGGATTAATACTTGACATGTCCCCAAGAGCCCTTGAAAAAGTTTTGTATTTTGCGTCTTACGTCGTAATAGATCCTGGCGAGACTAACCTTTCCAAGAAGCAGCTTTTAAGCGAGAAAGAGTATAGAGAGTATTTAGATAAATACGGCAACAAGTTTAAGGCAGGCATGGGTGCTGAATCAATAAAAGAGCTTCTGCAGGAAATAGATCTTGAGAAGTTGTCGAAAGAGTTAAAGGCTGAAATTAGGGAGTCAACAGGGCAAAAGCGTGTAAGGGCCATAAGAAGGTTAGAAGTTGTTCAGGCGTTTTTGGATTCAGGCAATAAGCCTGAATGGATGATACTTGACGTGATACCTGTAATTCCGCCTGATTTAAGGCCAATGGTTCAATTGGATGGTGGAAGGTTTGCAACGTCGGATTTGAACGATCTATATAGAAGGGTTATAAATAGAAACAATAGATTGAAAAGACTTCTCGACTTAGGTGCTCCTGACATCATAGTCAGAAATGAGAAGAGAATGTTGCAGGAAGCTGTTGATGCCCTTATTGATAATGGCAGAAGAGGAAGGCCGGTTACAGGTCCTGGCAATAGGCCACTGAAGTCTTTGTCTGATATGCTAAAAGGTAAGCAAGGAAGATTTAGGCAGAACTTGTTAGGTAAGAGGGTAGACTATTCTGGCCGTTCTGTTATAGTAGTTGGTCCTGAATTAAAGCTTTATCAGTGCGGTCTTCCTAAAGAGATGGCTCTTGAGCTTTTCAAGCCTTTTGTGATGAAAAGGCTTGTTGACAAAGGGATAGCGCAGCATATAAAGAGTGCTAAAAGAATGGTGGAAAAGGTGCGCCCAGAAGTTTGGGATGTATTAGAAGATGTAATCAAAGAACATCCAGTTCTTTTAAACAGAGCACCTACACTGCACCGTTTAGGCATACAGGCATTTGAACCTGTGTTGGTAGAAGGCAGGGCTATAAAGCTTCATCCGTTAGTATGTACGGCTTACAACGCTGACTTTGATGGAGACCAGATGGCAGTCCATGTTCCTTTGACTGTAGAGGCGCAAGCAGAAGCGAGATTTTTAATGCTGGCTGCTAACAACATATTAAAGCCACAGGATGGAAAGCCTGTCATGACACCTACGCAGGATATGGTTTTGGGGTGCTACTATTTGACAGGCGATGAAGACGGCGTCTTAGGTGAAGGTAGGTTATTTAAAGACTATGAAGAAGCTCTTATGGCGTATCAATTAGGCCAAATAAATATTCATGCCAAGATAAAAGTGAGAATGAAGAGAGAGGTAAATGGTGAGGTTAAAACTAAAGTCATCGAGACAACTATAGGAAAGCTTATATTTAATTCGGCCATACCTCAAGATTTAGGCTTTGTAGATAGGACAAATCCTGATACAATGTTTGATCTGGAGGTATCTACATTAGTAGATAAGTCAAAATTAGGCAAGATATTGGACAGAGTATATAGAGTGCATGGGCCTACAAAGACCGCTGAAACCTTAGACAAAATAAAGGCTTTAGGCTATCAATATTCTACTAAAGCTGCATTGACTGTCAGCGTTTCTGATATGGTAATACCTGAAGAGAAGAAGACCCTCTTAAATGAAGCTGATGAAGCAGTTAAGAAAATAGATGCTCAGTTTAGACGTGGTCTCATTTCGGAAGAAGAAAGGTATGAAAGCGTCATTAGAACGTGGAACATGACGACAGAAAAAGTAAGCGATGCCCTCATGGCTAATCTTGATAGATTCAATCCTATATTTATGATGGCTCATTCAGGTGCAAGAGGCAGTAAAAACCAGATAAAGCAGTTAGCTGGTATGAGAGGATTGATGGCTAACCCTGCAGGTAGGATAATTGAGCTTCCTATAAGATCTAATTTCAGAGAAGGACTTAATGTCTTGGAATTCTTCATTTCTACTCACGGCGCCAGAAAGGGTTTGGCTGATACAGCTTTAAGAACTGCCGACTCAGGCTATTTAACCCGTAGGCTTGTAGATGTAAGCCAGGATGTTATAATCAGAGAAGATGATTGCGGCACAGATGAAGGAATTTACGTAACCGAGATTAAAGAAGGCAACGAAGTAATAGAAAAGCTTGCAGATAGATTAAGTGGAAGAGTATCACTGGAGGACATAAAAGATCCTACTACAGGCGAAATAATAGTAAAGAAAAATACGATGATTTCTGAAGAAGATGCAGAGAAGATTGAAGAATTAGGTATCAAGAAGGTCAAAATAAGATCTCTCTTGACATGCAAATCAAAGCATGGCGTCTGCCGGATGTGCTATGGAAGGAACTTGGCTACTGGTTCACAAGTTGAAATTGGTGAGGCTGTGGGAATAATCGCAGCGCAGGCCATAGGAGAACCTGGTACACAGCTTACAATGAGAACTTTCCATACTGGCGGTGTTGCTGGTGCTGATATAACACAAGGTCTGCCGAGGGTTGAGGAGCTGTTTGAAGCGAGAAAACCAAAGGGATTAGCTGTTATATCTGAGATACCAGGCGTTGTAAAGATAAATGAAACTAAAAAGAAGAGAGAAGTTGTAATAACTGACAACGAAAATAATATTTCAAAGACATATCTTATACCTTACGGCTCAAGGCTTAAAGTTCAGGATGGCCAGTATATCGAAGCAGGTGACGAGCTTACAGAAGGATCTGTAAATCCGCACGACATATTAAAGATAAAAGGGCTATTTGCAGTACAAACTTATTTACTGCAGGAAGTTCAAAAGGTATACAGGCTGCAAGGTGTTGAAATAAACGACAAGCACATAGAGGTAATAATACGTCAAATGATGAGAAAGATTAAGATTGAAGATTCCGGAGACACATCAATGATGCCTGGAGAACTGGTAGATATGTTTGCCTTTGAAGAAGAAAATAGAAAAGCTGTGGAGAAAGGTTTAAGGCCAGCTTCAGGAACGAGAGCCCTTTTAGGAATCACAAAAGCTGCCCTTGCTACAGATTCATTCTTATCTGCTGCATCATTCCAAGAGACAACCAGAGTTTTGACTGATGCGGCTATAAAAGGAAAGGTCGATCCTTTGATAGGCCTTAAGGAAAATGTCATAATAGGTAAACTGATTCCGGCAGGAACAGGTTTGTCAAGGTATAGAAATATTGTCGTTAAGACTGCAGGTCAATCAGAAAGTGAAGGAAATGCTGCTGAAAGTGATAATGTGGAGGCAAATGCAAAATAA